TGAAGTTTTATCGTCCACAGCGCTGGGATCTAGCGCAAATACAAGAAGAGCATGACTTCACTAAAGAGTTAGCTGAGTTCGAAGTTCCGGTTTGTGCTCCTTTAGAGATCAATGGGCAAACTATCCACCAATATCAAGGCTACTACTTCACCCTATTTCCCAGTGTCGGTGGTCGCCAATTTGAAGTGGATAACCTAGAGCAATTGGAATGGGTGGGGCGTTACATGGGTCGTATTCACCGCATCGGTGCCAATCAACCGTTTCAACACCGTCCTACGATAGGTTTTGATGAGTACCTGTATCAGCCTCGCAAGTTGTTGCAATCTTCAAGCTTTATTCCTTCTCATCTGGAAAACGCCTTCTTCAATGACCTCGATATTTTGATTGAAAATATCGAGCAGCATTGGCAACCTGCCGACAATATTCGCCTGCATGGTGATTGCCACCCAGGTAATATACTATGGCGCGATGGTCCCATGTTCGTCGATTTAGATGACGCCAGAAATGGTCCTGCTATCCAAGATTTATGGATGCTACTGAATGGTGATCGAGCCGATAAATTGATGCAATTAGACATCTTACTAGAGGGGTATCAAGAGTTTTACTCATTACCCAGCGAACAATTGAAACTTATTGAGCCTTTACGCGGTCTACGTATGGTGCATTACATGGCTTGGTTAGCAAAACGCTGGAACGATCCTGCTTTCCCACAAGCTTTTCCTTGGTTTGCAGATGGTAAATATTGGGAGGGGCAAGTACTTGGATTTAAAGAGCAGATTGCCGCAATTAATGAAAAGCCACTTTCATTCCAGCCGCAGTGGTGACACACTACGCACGCATAAAACAAAAGGTTAAGCCTCTATCCTCCGGATAGTCTTTACATGGAGATTATAATGAAAAAAATCATCGCACTATTCGCAACGCTATTTGTCAGCCTAGCAGCGAATGCCGCTCAGTTTACTGAAGGTGACTATTACAAAGTACTTGATACTAAAGCGACTTCAACCCCAACAGTCACTGAGTATTTCTCGTTCTACTGCCCACACTGCTTCAGCTTTGAACCGATTATCGCCGAGCTGAAAAAACAGATCCCTGAAGGCACTAAGTTCCAGAAAAACCACGTATCATTTATGGGTGGCAACATGGGTGAACCAATGAGCAAGGCATATGCGACCATGGTAGCTCTGAAAGTAGAAGACAAAATGGTGCCGGTTATGTTCAACCGCATCCACAACTTAAACCAAGCCCCACGCAACGACGCTGAGCTTCGCCAAATCTTCCTTGATGAAGGTGTTGATGCTAAGAAGTTTGATGCTGCATACAACGGCTTTGCCGTAGACTCAATGCTACGTCGCTTCGATAAGCAGTTTAAAGACAGTGGTCTATCAGGCGTACCTGCAGTTATCGTCAATAACAAATACCTAGTAGAGGCAGGTAAAATTCGCTCTACGGATGAATACTATGAACTGGTTAACTTCCTACTGAAAAAGTAATCCAGTGATAGAATTGAAAGAACACCGAGCTAGATGGCTCGGTGTTCTTTTATTTGTTGTGGATTTGCTGCAACTCAATATCTTTCTGCTTCCATAATTCCGATAGCCATTGCTGGAACTGACGTTTAAAAGGTTTGTCATTGAAGTAATCCCCTGAGACCTGCTCGTCTATCGGTAGTACTTTGACTTTCACCACAATACGTTCCATTTTTCCCATCAGCGCTGATTTAAACGGCTGCTCGGTATTGTCTGGGTAAGCTACAGTGACATCAATAATGTTATCAAACAGCTCCCCCATAGAAGCTAAAGTGTAAGCAATGCCGCCGGTTTTGGGTCGCAAAAGATACTCAAATTCCGAGCGTGTGGCTTGACGCTTCTGTGGCGTAAATCGCGTTCCTTCCACATAATTGACCACGGTCGTCGGTGTATCTTTAAATTTCGCGCAGGCGCGGCGGGTTGTCTCTAGATCTTGACCTCGCTTCTCTGGATGCCTCACCAAATACTCTCGCGAATACCTTTTCATAAACGGCATATCTAAAGCCCAACAAGCCATCCCAAGAAACGGTACATACAGCAGTTGTTGTTTTAAGAAAAATTTTGGGATAGGTATTCGGTTACGAAAGACACTGCAAAGTACCACAATGTCTGTCCAACTAAGATGGTTGCTGATCATCAGATACCACCCATCCATCTTCAGCTCATCAACGCCTTCGATCTGCCACTTCAATTTTGGATTGACCAGAGACAAAATACCGTGATTTACCGTTGCCCAAAGCCACATGCAGCGATTGGCAAGCTGGGTACACCTCTGCTGCCATGCCTTCATCGGCAACACCAGCTTCAAGAGACTTAAAATGAGTATAGGAAGGGAGCAAAATGCCGTGTTAACAATAACTAGCGAACAAGTAATAACAAAAACAAGGTAGCTCAGCATAAGCAATTATCTGTGATTCATTTGTTGCAAAATAATGATGGTTAATTTTACTGCTCAAACGGACTTCTGCAACGGTTTTATTATTGATCTGATATCTATTGTCTGTCGTACGAATCACTCCTATGCTATGGAGAAGGTGGCAAACGAAACAACTTGTTGATACTCTGATAACATATTTAATTATAATAAGTTAGCCCCGACCTATTACTTCAATACCGGATAAGAGCACAAGCAGCTCAACCCAAAAACCGTTCGTTTTCGACAATTTTATATTTAAGGATGAATTATGAAACAGGCGTGGCCCATATTAACTGTAGCTTTGGGTTTAGTTTGTCAGCCCGTTTTCGCTAAGCTCGGGAAAAGCAATGGCTTTAGTGGCGAAGTATCTATTAGTGCCGCTTACAGCAGTAATACCTCTAACCTCACCAATACCGACAGTGAATTTAAAACCTACCGTGGTGAAGATCAGGAAGACAGTTCTGGACTAATTCTACCGCTTGGCAATGTTCAATACACCTTTGGCTCTCGCTCACAGCACGAATTATTTCTAGGGACAACCCGTTCAGATGTTGCCATCGGTACCGTGGCACTAGAGACCGGCTATCGTCATCAACTTTATGACGGTACTAAGCTCAGCTTTTCCGTATTGCCTACTATTTTGAAAGGCGAAGTCTGGCAAGACCCATACCTCGAAAATCAGGCGCGAAAGACGACGGACGAAAGCGGACTGGCTTACCGAGTGCAACTGAATAACATTGCCGGTTCGCTGTTCAGTCTCGACCTAGCCTACGGTCAAAAAGATGTCGATGATGAAGACTCTGGTTCCCTACTCACGGCTGAAGAAGCTCAAAAGCTAAACCGAAACGCAGACATTTTCTACAGCAAAGCAAAGATGATGCTACCCATAAGTCGAACGGTATTGCTCTATCCTGCCATTATCTATTCAAAGCAAGATGCTGATGGCTCTGCAATGAGCAATGATACGTTAGGTGCGGAAGTGGCTTCTTTCACCTCCATAGGTAACCACAAGTTTGCATTAACTCTTAGCTACCTCAATATTGACTATGATGGCGCTAACCCCATATACAACAACCAAAAACAGAAAGTGGATCAGTGGAAGTTCTTCTTGGCCTACGAATATCCCAGCATCTTCAATATCCACAATCTATCACTGGTGGGGTTTGCTGGCGCAACCTCAAGAGATTCCAATATGGACTTCTATGATGAGGAAAGTTGGATTACCGCTGTCGGTGTTAACTGGAAATTCTAACGCTAGCTAGACGGCGATATTTACACAGCGTTCTTTTTAAACAGACTGCGCATTGAGTTGCTTGAGTAAGCGATCCATTGCCCTATAACCCAGAGCCTCAGCTAAATGAGGCTTTTTGATCTCCGCTTGCCCTGATAAATCCGCGATAGTTCGAGCCACCTTGATAATACGATGGTAAGCGCGAACAGATAGACCTAATCGATGCAGTGCGGCTTCTAAGAATTCGGCATCCTCCGACTGCAACCGACAATCTCGCTCCAACTCACGATTAGTCAGCAACGAATTAACCTTACCACTTCGTGCCAACATGATTTCTCTGGCATCAACCACTCGCTGCTTGACTACTGAGGTTGTTTCGCCCCGCTCGCCTCCTTGCGCGAGTACCCCTTTAGGTAGCGCCGGTATCTCTATCGAGAGATCAAACCGATCCAACAAAGGACCAGATAGTCGATTAAGATAGCGCAGTATCGCTTGTGGGTTACTGCGAGATAACTCCCCCTCATAATGACCAGTTGGGCTTGGGTTAAGAGCCCCTAAAAGCTGAAATCGGGCAGGAAAGCGCGTTTTACCTTGAGCCCTTGAGATAATGATCTCTCCAGACTCTAAAGGCTCTCTCAAAGAGTCCAACACTTTACGCTCAAATTCCGCCATTTCATCAAGAAACAGCAACCCGTTGTGCGCCAAAGATATTTCGCCCGGTCTCGGGATGGTTCCGCCACCCACTAACGCAGCCATCGAACTAGAATGATGCGGAGATCGGAAAGGTCGGCTTTTCCAATTATGAACATTAATGTCTTGTTGAGTGAGCGAGGTTACTGCGGCAGTTTCCATTGCCTCGTCATCCGTCATCATAGGTAATAGATCACACAGGCGTGACGCTAGCATGGTTTTACCGGTACCTGGAGGTCCAAGAAATAAAAGGTTATGCCCACCCGCCGCTGCAATTTCCAATGCACGTTTACCTTGTTGTTGACCTATGATGTCTTGCAGATCTCGACCATTTGCTTCCTCATTCATCTCTGGTTGAAATTGAGGTAACGTGAGTGCCATCTGACCAGAAATATAACTGCATACGTCAAGCAAACTGGAGGCGGCTTTATGTCTCTGTTCATCCACTAAAGCCGCTTCTCCTGCATTTGCTTGCGGTACAATTAAGGCACGCTGGTGCTGAGACACCATTAGGGCTGCAGGCAATACGCCTTTGACCGCTCTCAATTCTCCAGAGAGTGCTAATTCACCAATAAATTCATGATCTGAGAGCTTCTGATGAGGGATCTGATCAGAAGCTGCAAGAATACCCAAAGCAATCGGTAGATCAAAACGACCGCCCTCTTTGGGCAAATCAGCTGGTGCCAAGTTAACCGTTATGCGCTTAGCCGGAAATTGAAGTCGCGAGTTCATAATGGCGCTTCTTACTCTATCCTTTGACTCCTTGACCGTTGTCTCTGGTAGCCCCACCAGCGAGAAACCCGGCATACCATTACTAATATGCACTTCTACCGTCACTAATGGTGCTTCAACACCTACGCTCGCACGGCTATAAACAATAGATAATCCCATAAAGCACCATTTTCATTCTAAAATAGTCGGCATAAGCGCCATTAGAGCAGTATTAAATCTTATTGATATGTTATATCTCATCATTTAATGCTTAGTAAATGTGAGAGAAGTTGTAATTTTTCCTTGTCAGGTAACAGAAAACTATGTTACCACTAGGTTCGCAAATAATTTTGTTAGACCAAAATAACAACGAACCTAGTAAATATGACAGCAAACGCTCACTCTCTGATTATCCTGATTATTGTGGTCCTGATTGGCACCGCACGGGGGAATGTGGGCAAAAGATAGCCA
This genomic interval from Vibrio hippocampi contains the following:
- a CDS encoding serine/threonine protein kinase is translated as MTTDLAFNFDALTPDFMWYALESIGVRAESGMLALNSYENRVYQFVDEDKQRLVVKFYRPQRWDLAQIQEEHDFTKELAEFEVPVCAPLEINGQTIHQYQGYYFTLFPSVGGRQFEVDNLEQLEWVGRYMGRIHRIGANQPFQHRPTIGFDEYLYQPRKLLQSSSFIPSHLENAFFNDLDILIENIEQHWQPADNIRLHGDCHPGNILWRDGPMFVDLDDARNGPAIQDLWMLLNGDRADKLMQLDILLEGYQEFYSLPSEQLKLIEPLRGLRMVHYMAWLAKRWNDPAFPQAFPWFADGKYWEGQVLGFKEQIAAINEKPLSFQPQW
- a CDS encoding thiol:disulfide interchange protein DsbA/DsbL → MKKIIALFATLFVSLAANAAQFTEGDYYKVLDTKATSTPTVTEYFSFYCPHCFSFEPIIAELKKQIPEGTKFQKNHVSFMGGNMGEPMSKAYATMVALKVEDKMVPVMFNRIHNLNQAPRNDAELRQIFLDEGVDAKKFDAAYNGFAVDSMLRRFDKQFKDSGLSGVPAVIVNNKYLVEAGKIRSTDEYYELVNFLLKK
- a CDS encoding acyltransferase; protein product: MLSYLVFVITCSLVIVNTAFCSLPILILSLLKLVLPMKAWQQRCTQLANRCMWLWATVNHGILSLVNPKLKWQIEGVDELKMDGWYLMISNHLSWTDIVVLCSVFRNRIPIPKFFLKQQLLYVPFLGMACWALDMPFMKRYSREYLVRHPEKRGQDLETTRRACAKFKDTPTTVVNYVEGTRFTPQKRQATRSEFEYLLRPKTGGIAYTLASMGELFDNIIDVTVAYPDNTEQPFKSALMGKMERIVVKVKVLPIDEQVSGDYFNDKPFKRQFQQWLSELWKQKDIELQQIHNK
- a CDS encoding DUF2860 domain-containing protein, whose protein sequence is MKQAWPILTVALGLVCQPVFAKLGKSNGFSGEVSISAAYSSNTSNLTNTDSEFKTYRGEDQEDSSGLILPLGNVQYTFGSRSQHELFLGTTRSDVAIGTVALETGYRHQLYDGTKLSFSVLPTILKGEVWQDPYLENQARKTTDESGLAYRVQLNNIAGSLFSLDLAYGQKDVDDEDSGSLLTAEEAQKLNRNADIFYSKAKMMLPISRTVLLYPAIIYSKQDADGSAMSNDTLGAEVASFTSIGNHKFALTLSYLNIDYDGANPIYNNQKQKVDQWKFFLAYEYPSIFNIHNLSLVGFAGATSRDSNMDFYDEESWITAVGVNWKF
- a CDS encoding YifB family Mg chelatase-like AAA ATPase; translated protein: MGLSIVYSRASVGVEAPLVTVEVHISNGMPGFSLVGLPETTVKESKDRVRSAIMNSRLQFPAKRITVNLAPADLPKEGGRFDLPIALGILAASDQIPHQKLSDHEFIGELALSGELRAVKGVLPAALMVSQHQRALIVPQANAGEAALVDEQRHKAASSLLDVCSYISGQMALTLPQFQPEMNEEANGRDLQDIIGQQQGKRALEIAAAGGHNLLFLGPPGTGKTMLASRLCDLLPMMTDDEAMETAAVTSLTQQDINVHNWKSRPFRSPHHSSSMAALVGGGTIPRPGEISLAHNGLLFLDEMAEFERKVLDSLREPLESGEIIISRAQGKTRFPARFQLLGALNPSPTGHYEGELSRSNPQAILRYLNRLSGPLLDRFDLSIEIPALPKGVLAQGGERGETTSVVKQRVVDAREIMLARSGKVNSLLTNRELERDCRLQSEDAEFLEAALHRLGLSVRAYHRIIKVARTIADLSGQAEIKKPHLAEALGYRAMDRLLKQLNAQSV